A single window of Symphalangus syndactylus isolate Jambi chromosome 4, NHGRI_mSymSyn1-v2.1_pri, whole genome shotgun sequence DNA harbors:
- the LOC129480309 gene encoding protein FAM25A encodes MLGGLGKLAAEGLAHRTEKATEGAIHAVEEVVKEVVGHAKETGEKAIAEAIKKAQESGDKKMKEITETVTNTVTNAITHAAESLDKLGQ; translated from the exons ATGCTGGGAGGCCTGGGGAAGCTGGCTGCCGAGGGCCTGGCCCACCGCACCGAGAAGGCCACCGAGGGAGCCA TTCATGCCGTGGAGGAAGTGGTGAAGGAGGTGGTGGGACATGCCAAGGAGACTGGAGAGAAAG CCATTGCTGAAGCCATAAAGAAAGCCCAAGAGTCAGGAGACAAAAAGATGAAGGAAATCACTGAGACAGTGACCAACACAGTCACAAATGCCATCACCCATGCAGCAGAGAGTCTGGACAAACTTGGACAGTGA
- the LOC129481041 gene encoding annexin A8-like isoform X3, whose product MAWWKAWIEQEGVTVKSSSHFNPDPDAETLYKAMKGIGVRSQLLSHQAAASALTSVSPWGQQGHSCCIPAGTNEQAIIDVLTKRSNAQRQQIAKSFKAQFGKDLTETLKSELSGKFERLIVALMYPPYRYEAKELHDSMKGSRDDVSSFVDPGLALQDAQDLYAAGEKIRGTDEMKFITILCTRSATHLLRVKCTRNLHSYFAERLYYAMKGAGTRDGTLIRNTVSRSEIDLNLIKCHFKKMYGKTLSSMIMEDTSGDYKNALLSLVGSDP is encoded by the exons ATGGCCTGGTGGAAAGCCTGG ATTGAACAGGAGGGTGTCACAGTGAAGAGCAGCTCCCACTTCAACCCAGACCCTGATGCAGAGACCCTCTACAAAGCCATGAAGGGGATCG GTGTCAGGTCCCAACTGCTCAGCCACCAAGCAGCTGCCTCTGCCCTCACCAGTGTGTCACCCTGGGGGCAGCAGGGTCACTCGTGCTGTATCCCTGCAGGGACCAACGAGCAGGCTATCATCGATGTGCTCACCAAGAGAAGCAACGCGCAGCGGCAGCAGATTGCCAAGTCCTTCAAGGCTCAGTTCGGCAAG gacCTCACTGAGACCTTGAAGTCAGAGCTGAGTGGCAAGTTCGAGAGGCTCATTGTGGCCCTTATGTACCCACCATACAGATATGAAGCCAAGGAGCTGCATGACTCCATGAAG GGCAGCAGGGATGATGTGAGCAGCTTTGTGGACCCGGGACTGGCCCTCCAAGACGCACAG GATCTGTATGCAGCAGGCGAGAAGATTCGTGGGACTGATGAGATGAAATTCATCACCATCCTGTGCACGCGCAGTGCCACTCACCTGCTGAGAG TGAAATGCACCCGAAACCTCCACAGCTACTTTGCAGAGAGACTCTACTATGCCATGAAG GGAGCAGGGACGCGCGATGGGACCCTGATAAGAAACACCGTTTCAAGGAGTGAGATTGACTTAAATCTTATCAAGTGTCACTTCAAGAAGATGTACGGCAAGACCCTCAGCAGCATGATCATG GAAGACACCAGCGGCGACTACAAGAACGCCCTGCTGAGCCTGGTGGGCAGCGACCCCTGA
- the LOC129481041 gene encoding annexin A8-like isoform X4, producing MAWWKAWIEQEGVTVKSSSHFNPDPDAETLYKAMKGIGTNEQAIIDVLTKRSNAQRQQIAKSFKAQFGKDLTETLKSELSGKFERLIVALMYPPYRYEAKELHDSMKGSRDDVSSFVDPGLALQDAQDLYAAGEKIRGTDEMKFITILCTRSATHLLRVFEEYEKIANKSIEDSIKSETHGSLEEAMLTVVKCTRNLHSYFAERLYYAMKGAGTRDGTLIRNTVSRSEIDLNLIKCHFKKMYGKTLSSMIMEDTSGDYKNALLSLVGSDP from the exons ATGGCCTGGTGGAAAGCCTGG ATTGAACAGGAGGGTGTCACAGTGAAGAGCAGCTCCCACTTCAACCCAGACCCTGATGCAGAGACCCTCTACAAAGCCATGAAGGGGATCG GGACCAACGAGCAGGCTATCATCGATGTGCTCACCAAGAGAAGCAACGCGCAGCGGCAGCAGATTGCCAAGTCCTTCAAGGCTCAGTTCGGCAAG gacCTCACTGAGACCTTGAAGTCAGAGCTGAGTGGCAAGTTCGAGAGGCTCATTGTGGCCCTTATGTACCCACCATACAGATATGAAGCCAAGGAGCTGCATGACTCCATGAAG GGCAGCAGGGATGATGTGAGCAGCTTTGTGGACCCGGGACTGGCCCTCCAAGACGCACAG GATCTGTATGCAGCAGGCGAGAAGATTCGTGGGACTGATGAGATGAAATTCATCACCATCCTGTGCACGCGCAGTGCCACTCACCTGCTGAGAG TGTTTGAAGAGTATGAGAAGATTGCCAACAAGAGCATTGAGGACAGCATCAAGAGTGAGACCCACGGCTCGCTGGAGGAGGCCATGCTCACTGTGG TGAAATGCACCCGAAACCTCCACAGCTACTTTGCAGAGAGACTCTACTATGCCATGAAG GGAGCAGGGACGCGCGATGGGACCCTGATAAGAAACACCGTTTCAAGGAGTGAGATTGACTTAAATCTTATCAAGTGTCACTTCAAGAAGATGTACGGCAAGACCCTCAGCAGCATGATCATG GAAGACACCAGCGGCGACTACAAGAACGCCCTGCTGAGCCTGGTGGGCAGCGACCCCTGA
- the LOC129481041 gene encoding annexin A8-like isoform X2 → MAWWKAWIEQEGVTVKSSSHFNPDPDAETLYKAMKGIGTNEQAIIDVLTKRSNAQRQQIAKSFKAQFGKDLTETLKSELSGKFERLIVALMYPPYRYEAKELHDSMKGLGTKEGVIIEILASRTKNQLREIMKAYEEDYGSSLEEDIQADTSGYLERILVCLLQGSRDDVSSFVDPGLALQDAQDLYAAGEKIRGTDEMKFITILCTRSATHLLRVFEEYEKIANKSIEDSIKSETHGSLEEAMLTVVKCTRNLHSYFAERLYYAMKGAGTRDGTLIRNTVSRSEIDLNLIKCHFKKMYGKTLSSMIMEDTSGDYKNALLSLVGSDP, encoded by the exons ATGGCCTGGTGGAAAGCCTGG ATTGAACAGGAGGGTGTCACAGTGAAGAGCAGCTCCCACTTCAACCCAGACCCTGATGCAGAGACCCTCTACAAAGCCATGAAGGGGATCG GGACCAACGAGCAGGCTATCATCGATGTGCTCACCAAGAGAAGCAACGCGCAGCGGCAGCAGATTGCCAAGTCCTTCAAGGCTCAGTTCGGCAAG gacCTCACTGAGACCTTGAAGTCAGAGCTGAGTGGCAAGTTCGAGAGGCTCATTGTGGCCCTTATGTACCCACCATACAGATATGAAGCCAAGGAGCTGCATGACTCCATGAAG GGCTTAGGAACCAAGGAGGGCGTCATCATTGAGATCCTGGCCTCTCGGACCAAGAACCAGCTGCGGGAGATAATGAAGGCGTATGAAGAAG ACTACGGGTCCAGCCTGGAGGAGGACATCCAAGCAGACACAAGTGGCTACCTGGAGAGGATCCTGGTGTGCCTCCTGCAG GGCAGCAGGGATGATGTGAGCAGCTTTGTGGACCCGGGACTGGCCCTCCAAGACGCACAG GATCTGTATGCAGCAGGCGAGAAGATTCGTGGGACTGATGAGATGAAATTCATCACCATCCTGTGCACGCGCAGTGCCACTCACCTGCTGAGAG TGTTTGAAGAGTATGAGAAGATTGCCAACAAGAGCATTGAGGACAGCATCAAGAGTGAGACCCACGGCTCGCTGGAGGAGGCCATGCTCACTGTGG TGAAATGCACCCGAAACCTCCACAGCTACTTTGCAGAGAGACTCTACTATGCCATGAAG GGAGCAGGGACGCGCGATGGGACCCTGATAAGAAACACCGTTTCAAGGAGTGAGATTGACTTAAATCTTATCAAGTGTCACTTCAAGAAGATGTACGGCAAGACCCTCAGCAGCATGATCATG GAAGACACCAGCGGCGACTACAAGAACGCCCTGCTGAGCCTGGTGGGCAGCGACCCCTGA
- the LOC129481041 gene encoding annexin A8-like isoform X1 translates to MAWWKAWIEQEGVTVKSSSHFNPDPDAETLYKAMKGIGVRSQLLSHQAAASALTSVSPWGQQGHSCCIPAGTNEQAIIDVLTKRSNAQRQQIAKSFKAQFGKDLTETLKSELSGKFERLIVALMYPPYRYEAKELHDSMKGLGTKEGVIIEILASRTKNQLREIMKAYEEDYGSSLEEDIQADTSGYLERILVCLLQGSRDDVSSFVDPGLALQDAQDLYAAGEKIRGTDEMKFITILCTRSATHLLRVFEEYEKIANKSIEDSIKSETHGSLEEAMLTVVKCTRNLHSYFAERLYYAMKGAGTRDGTLIRNTVSRSEIDLNLIKCHFKKMYGKTLSSMIMEDTSGDYKNALLSLVGSDP, encoded by the exons ATGGCCTGGTGGAAAGCCTGG ATTGAACAGGAGGGTGTCACAGTGAAGAGCAGCTCCCACTTCAACCCAGACCCTGATGCAGAGACCCTCTACAAAGCCATGAAGGGGATCG GTGTCAGGTCCCAACTGCTCAGCCACCAAGCAGCTGCCTCTGCCCTCACCAGTGTGTCACCCTGGGGGCAGCAGGGTCACTCGTGCTGTATCCCTGCAGGGACCAACGAGCAGGCTATCATCGATGTGCTCACCAAGAGAAGCAACGCGCAGCGGCAGCAGATTGCCAAGTCCTTCAAGGCTCAGTTCGGCAAG gacCTCACTGAGACCTTGAAGTCAGAGCTGAGTGGCAAGTTCGAGAGGCTCATTGTGGCCCTTATGTACCCACCATACAGATATGAAGCCAAGGAGCTGCATGACTCCATGAAG GGCTTAGGAACCAAGGAGGGCGTCATCATTGAGATCCTGGCCTCTCGGACCAAGAACCAGCTGCGGGAGATAATGAAGGCGTATGAAGAAG ACTACGGGTCCAGCCTGGAGGAGGACATCCAAGCAGACACAAGTGGCTACCTGGAGAGGATCCTGGTGTGCCTCCTGCAG GGCAGCAGGGATGATGTGAGCAGCTTTGTGGACCCGGGACTGGCCCTCCAAGACGCACAG GATCTGTATGCAGCAGGCGAGAAGATTCGTGGGACTGATGAGATGAAATTCATCACCATCCTGTGCACGCGCAGTGCCACTCACCTGCTGAGAG TGTTTGAAGAGTATGAGAAGATTGCCAACAAGAGCATTGAGGACAGCATCAAGAGTGAGACCCACGGCTCGCTGGAGGAGGCCATGCTCACTGTGG TGAAATGCACCCGAAACCTCCACAGCTACTTTGCAGAGAGACTCTACTATGCCATGAAG GGAGCAGGGACGCGCGATGGGACCCTGATAAGAAACACCGTTTCAAGGAGTGAGATTGACTTAAATCTTATCAAGTGTCACTTCAAGAAGATGTACGGCAAGACCCTCAGCAGCATGATCATG GAAGACACCAGCGGCGACTACAAGAACGCCCTGCTGAGCCTGGTGGGCAGCGACCCCTGA
- the LOC129481041 gene encoding annexin A8-like isoform X5 produces MAWWKAWDLTETLKSELSGKFERLIVALMYPPYRYEAKELHDSMKGLGTKEGVIIEILASRTKNQLREIMKAYEEDYGSSLEEDIQADTSGYLERILVCLLQGSRDDVSSFVDPGLALQDAQDLYAAGEKIRGTDEMKFITILCTRSATHLLRVFEEYEKIANKSIEDSIKSETHGSLEEAMLTVVKCTRNLHSYFAERLYYAMKGAGTRDGTLIRNTVSRSEIDLNLIKCHFKKMYGKTLSSMIMEDTSGDYKNALLSLVGSDP; encoded by the exons ATGGCCTGGTGGAAAGCCTGG gacCTCACTGAGACCTTGAAGTCAGAGCTGAGTGGCAAGTTCGAGAGGCTCATTGTGGCCCTTATGTACCCACCATACAGATATGAAGCCAAGGAGCTGCATGACTCCATGAAG GGCTTAGGAACCAAGGAGGGCGTCATCATTGAGATCCTGGCCTCTCGGACCAAGAACCAGCTGCGGGAGATAATGAAGGCGTATGAAGAAG ACTACGGGTCCAGCCTGGAGGAGGACATCCAAGCAGACACAAGTGGCTACCTGGAGAGGATCCTGGTGTGCCTCCTGCAG GGCAGCAGGGATGATGTGAGCAGCTTTGTGGACCCGGGACTGGCCCTCCAAGACGCACAG GATCTGTATGCAGCAGGCGAGAAGATTCGTGGGACTGATGAGATGAAATTCATCACCATCCTGTGCACGCGCAGTGCCACTCACCTGCTGAGAG TGTTTGAAGAGTATGAGAAGATTGCCAACAAGAGCATTGAGGACAGCATCAAGAGTGAGACCCACGGCTCGCTGGAGGAGGCCATGCTCACTGTGG TGAAATGCACCCGAAACCTCCACAGCTACTTTGCAGAGAGACTCTACTATGCCATGAAG GGAGCAGGGACGCGCGATGGGACCCTGATAAGAAACACCGTTTCAAGGAGTGAGATTGACTTAAATCTTATCAAGTGTCACTTCAAGAAGATGTACGGCAAGACCCTCAGCAGCATGATCATG GAAGACACCAGCGGCGACTACAAGAACGCCCTGCTGAGCCTGGTGGGCAGCGACCCCTGA